Genomic window (Arcobacter aquimarinus):
CACAACCAACTGAACAATGCGAACAAATAGTCTTAATCAATTTTGAACCAGGGAAAGGGTTTCTAACCTCTTCTTCTGTTGCATTTCTTAAAACTTTTTCTGTACTTGCAAAGGCAGATGTTGCTGTTACTGCTGTTGCAAGTGAAGCCATCTTAAGAAAACTTCTTCTTCCAAAGCTTTTCAGCATTTCCATTAAATCCTCCTTTTAATTTACTTTTATTTTGCAGCGTCGTAAAACGTATTCCAATTCGCTGTTTTTTTATAAAGTATCTCTTTTTTTGTAGATGTTCCTACTACTACACCGTTACCAACATTGCTTCCAGCACCTCTGTCTTTACTTTCAGTAGTTGCTGCAGTTGCAACAACAGATCCAGCTAAAACAGAAGCAGCTATTCCAGCTCTTTTGATAAAGTTACGTCTTTCATTTAACTTATCGCTCATGATAACTCCTTTCTTCAATTGGGTAAAAGCCCCTTTAAAAATTTATAAAACTCTTAAAGGGACTTTTTATTCCTAAATTATCTATTTAATTTAGGAATATCCAAATAAGCTCTTTCAAAATTACAGAAATTAGCAAGTATTACTCCAACTTGACTATAAATTTTGCTAGAACTTCCTATTAATTTATAAAATAATTCATCACAATAAGGATTTATTACCTCTTTAAATAACTCTTTTTGTAAATCTTCTTTAATCTCTTCTTTGATTTGTTGCTCTAATAAATAAGAAGCTAATGTAAAAATAAAACCATAGTGATCTTCAGGAGCTTTAAATGAGTTTTCATCTCTTCTAATTTTAGTTTTAGCTAATACATCTTTTACTTTTAATTGCATCAAGCCACCCTCTCTTTGTTCATGATACCAAGATGCACTCAATGATACAAACTCTCCAAAAGGAACTATAAACAACTCTTGATAATCAATATACAATTTATCAAAACCATTAGTTTCTAAATAATTCAAAATCTCTTTTGCGGCAATACAAACATCTTCATCAAAAGAGTTAGTAGAAATAATCTGTAATGCCTCTTTCAATTCTTTGTTTGAATTTTTTACATACTCTTCAACAAACAATAAAGATAAAGTGTTATACAAAAAAGCCCTAGCTTTATTTATTTCTACGTTATGCATCTAATAATCCTTGTTTTATCATCAATTTAGCTTTACAATCTTCACAGCAATAAAGTGTTCTTTTTTTAGTCTCACTAACTTTCGCAAAAATTGGTCCCATGATTGAAGCAATTTTTTCAATAGCTTTAGTTGTTGCAAACTCTTTTCCACATTCAACACAAGCAAATAAACTATCTTTTGCTAAAATATTCTCTTTAAACCACATAGGTTGAAGTTGAATTTCATCTCTTTTTATAGTTAAACAATCTTTTTCAGGACAAGTAACTTCACAATAACCACAAGCTGTACACAAACTTGGATTAACTCTTAATGTAAAATCAGTTTGGTTGGCAAATATTGCATCAACATTACAGGCTCCAACACATGACATACACAAAGTACAATTAGAATCGTTTACTTCCACTGTTCCATAGTGAACAAATTTAGATGTTTTTACAACTCCTAAATCCTCATTTTCAACTATTTTTTGTAATCTTTGAGAGAATACTTCTCTTTTTTTTAGTCCTTTTTGGTTGAAGTTAAAATATGAATCCTCAACAAATGAAACATTTGAAATAGCCTCTTCTAACTCTTGCGTATTTGTAACCAAAAATATAGCTTCAATATTATATTTTCTTCTGTAAATCTCATTTAAAATATCTATTGATTCTTTTGTTCCTATAGAAATTGAATCACTAAAATATATTAGCTGTGAACCTGATAGTTGTAAAAGAGTTAAAAGTGAACTTTCATCAAAAATATCACCTTCACAAAAAAAAGGTAAAACATTCTGCTTTAAAGCTATCTCTAAATTAGAAATATCAACTTTTGACGAAACAATAAAAGGATGTTTATTTTTATAAAACTGACTAATTTCATATAAAGAATCTCTATTTGTAACAGCACTATCTAAAGAACCACTTGGACAAACACTTACACAATCACCACATGAAATACACTCAATAGGAGAAAAAATCAATTTCTTATTTTTATCATTTTTTATAATTGCAGTTGTGGGACAAACTTCAACACAAGCAGAACAAATTTCAACTCTTCTTTCATCATATTGACAAATACTTTGATTATAAGTAGTAAATTTTTTATATGAATATGAATTTATATTTGCTTTTAATTTTTCAATAACCTCATCTATATTTGAAATATTAATATCAAATATCCCTGTTTGTTTTAATATCTCTTCTTTAGCATCAAAATAGACTATTTGAGAAACATTTAAAACAATATCCTCATCTTCATCATTTACAGTAACTTGAAGATTTCCTATATTTCCATTTATGTTTTTCAAGATTTTTTCTTCTATAGAAAAAATTTCAAAATCACTAACATTTACTTTTTTTATAAATTCATCATATTGTTCTTCGTTATTTGTAATTAATAAAATCGTGTTAGAAACTTCTTGGAAATATGAAATATCTTGTGAAAAATCATATTTAGTAGCAGCTATTTCATAAAGTTTTGAAACATTTTTGATTTTGTCTGATAGATTATCTTGTGAATTCTTAATATAAAAATCTATTTCTTTTGAAACTAACTCACAATTTATTTCATCTGTATTTGAAATAATAAAATTCTTATCTTTGGTATCTTCAATATTTGTAGTTACAAATATCTCTTCACCAACGGGAAAATCAAGTCCCAGAGGATTGTAATATATAAACTCTTGCATAAACTATGCCCTTTTTTAGTAAAAAATATTTTACCTATTTTATAGCTATAAAAATTAATTTGAACTTAATCAATAAAATATTTTTTACCTTTTTACTTTAAAGCTTATTTTTTGTAAACTTTCTCATGTCAAAAAAACTATTTATATTTACTTCTATCTTTATTCTATTTTATTTATTTATAAAAGATGATGTTTTTGAAGATAAAACTATTTCAATTGGAACATCTATCCCAAATACTGGAATTATAAAATCTTGGGGAGAAGCTGTTTACAGTGGTGCAAATGCTTATTTTTCTTATACCAATGAAAACAATATAATAAAAAATAAAAAGATAAATTTTTTAGTTTATGATGATAAATATGAACCTGAATTAACCTATGAAAATACTCAAAAATTAATTTATAAAGATAAAGTTTTTGCTCTTTTTGGTTTTGTAGGAACTCCAACAGTTAAAAGAGTTTTACCTATTTTATATGATGAAAACATTCCATTTTTTTCATCTTTTACAGGAGCTTCTTTTTTAAGAGACGAAAAAAATAAAAACTTTATAAATTTTAGAAGTTCTTATGAGCAAGAGATAGAGACTTTAATAAATTATTTAAATAGTATAAAAAAATTAAATAAGATTGCAGTTTTTTATCAAAATGATGATTATGGTGAAGAGGGGTATATCTCTTTAATAAACTCTTTAAAACAAAAAAATCTGAAACTTATAGCAGAAGGTTCCTATAAAAGAAATACTCTTTCAATAAATCACGCTTTTAATGAAATAGAGGATGCAAAACCTGAAGTTATTTTTATGATAGGAGCATATAAAACAAACTCTTTATTTATAAAAAAAGCAAAAGAAAATGAAAATCTAAAAGATGCAATATTTTGTACTATCTCTTTTGGTGATGCAAATTCAATTGTAAAAGAGTTAGAAAATTTAAATTCAAATACTAAAAACATAATCTTTTCTCAAGTAGTTCCTAGTTACACAAACAAAAATCTTCCTGTGGTTATTGAGTATCAAGAACTTATGAAAAAATATTATCCAAATAATGAATTAGGATTTTTATCTTTTGAAGCTTTTTTATCTTCAAAAATTTTAGTAAATGCAATATCAAGAATAAAAGGAGAAATTACAAGAAGTAAATTTTTGTATATGTTAAAAACTACCCCTACAAATCTTCTTGAAGGGATTCCTTTAGCTTATAATCAAACTCAATTATTAAATAAAACCTATCTTTTTGAGTATAAAAATAATGAATTTATTGAGATTGAAAAATGAAAAATTTTTTTAAAAAACTTTTCATCTATTTTGATGAATTAAACTTCAATTACAAAACAGCTTTTTTAGTTTTCATAATTGCAGGTGGGATGATATGTATAATTATCCTATCACAAATATCAATTTTTACTATGAAACAAGATTTTGATACTTTATTTGATAAAAGAACAAAAAGTTTAATGCAACTTGAAAATATAAAAGATTCATATAAAGTAAATCTTCAAGATACTTTACTTGATTTTGAAAAAGAACAAATAAGCCATACTCAAGCAATAGAAGTTCTATTTTTAGCCCAAGAGATTATAGACAAAAATTGGGATTTGTACAAACAACAAATAGAACTAAAAAATAAAGAGTTATTAACCACTTTCATAAAAACTTTTATTGTAAAAGAAGAGAATTATTATGAAAACAAAGCATTGAAAAACTCTATTATGGAAAATATAAATAAGAAAAAAGAGATTATAAAAAAAGAGATTGAAAAGATAAATCAACACATAGATTATAAAAAATTTTCAAATATAAATCTTGAAATAAATGCTATTTCAATCTATCTTACAAGTTTGATAAATTATGATTTAAATCTTGCAATAAATGAAAAAAGAAACACAGATAAGATTTTTAATGTAATTATTATTTTTTCAATTATCTCTATTTTTATAGTATTTCTATTTTCTGTTATTTTATCTTTATTAATTATTGATAATTTTAGGAAACTACATAATTCTCTTGAACATAAGGTAAAAGAAAAAACAAAAGAATTACAAGAATTAAATAACTATCTTGAAATAAAAATTTCAAAAGAGGTAGCTCAAAATAGAAAAAAAGATATTATTATGTTTCAACAAGCAAGATTTGCTTCTTTAGGTGAAATGCTAAATAACATAGCTCATCAGTGGCGTCAACCTTTAGGTTCAATCACTATGATTATTCAAAGTTTTCAAACAAAAATGTCTTTGGGAAAATTAACTGCTTCATTTGTAGATGAAAAAGTAAATGACGCCCTACTTTTAGCATCTAATATGTCAAACACTTTAGATGATTTTAGAAATTTTTTCTCACCTAATAAAATAAAAAGTCAATTTTATATCAAAAATTGTTTAGAACACTCTATTGAATTATCAAAATATTTTTTAAATCAGGAAAATATTCAAGTTATATTAAAAATTAGAAATAATGTAAAAATAGATAGTTATTACAATGAACTTTCTCATGTATTTTTGAATCTTATCTCAAACTCAAAAGATGCTTTAACTTCTAATGTTGACAAAAATGATAGAATTATAAAAATTGTTGTAAATAGATTTAAAAATCATCTTGTTATAAATTTTGTTGATAATGGTGGAGGAATTCCAAAAGAGATTTTGCCAAAAATTTTTGAACCTTATTACACTACAAAATATAAAAGTGCAGGAACTGGTATCGGACTTTATATGTCAAAACAGATAATCGAAAAACATATGAATGGAGAGATTTTATATAAAAATATTTTTTATAAAATAAAAGATGACAGGGTTTTTTCATGCTCTTTATTTACAATAAAAATACCACTAAATCAAACAAACGGAAATGAAAATGAAAAATAGAGATTTAAATATCTTACATAATTTTAATGTCCTCTATCTTGAAGATGATGATAGTTTATTAAAACATACAACTGATGTTTTAGAGGATTTTATAAATCATATATATACAGCGAAAACATCAAAAGAGGCTTTAGATATTTTATTAAATAAAAAAATTGATGTGATTATCTCAGATATTTTACTAAAAGATGAAAATGGAATAGATTTTTTAAAACATATAAAAAGTAAAAATATCAATGTTCCAACTATTCTTACAACTGCTCACACAGATACAAACTACTTACTTGATGCTATAAAATTAAAAGTTGAAAACTACATAGTAAAACCTATAAATATAAAAGAGTTATTAAACTCTTTACATGATGTATTACTTCCAGTAATTCAAGAAAAAGAGATAAGAAAAAACAATAATGTAATAAAAACAATTTCAGCAATTACAGATAGTAAACAAGTAGAAATTGTGAAGTTTATTATAAATAGTTTAGATAATGAAAATCTTTTTGTAGCTTCATATACTGATATTATGGAAAACTTTTCTATTTCAAAACCTACACTAATCAAACTTTTTAAAGATTTAGCAGAAAAAAATATATTGGTAAAAATTCAACACAAAACTTACAGATTCAATGAAAAGAGTTTAAATGACAACTAAATTAAAAAATATTTATAAAATCTTTGGACCAGGGATTTTGATGGCAACGGCTGCTATTGGTGGTTCACATTTAGTTGCATCAACACAAGCAGGAGCTTTATTTGGTTGGGGTTTAGCTATTTTTATACTTTTAATAAACATTTTTAAGTACCCTTTTTTCTTAGCAAATGTTCAATATACAATGGCTACAAAAAAAAGTTTAATAGAAGGTTATGCAACTTTAGGAAATGGTTGGCTTTGGTTATTTACAGTTTTAGCTGTTATTGCTGCTGTTGTAAATACTGCTGCTGTATCAATGTTTGCAGCAAGTTTATTAGGATATTTCATACCTATTCAACTAACTTTAAATTTACTTAGTTTTATTATAATTTTTGGCTGTTTACTCATACTTATAGCAGGAAAATATCATCTTTTAAATAATGTTTCTAAAATTATTATGATAACTTTAAGTATCTCTACAATTATAGCTGTTGTTATGGCTGCTACAAAAGAAGTTACTGTTGTAGAAAATTTTATTTCTCCATCACCTTGGACACTTGCAAGTTTAGGATTTATAGTTATTATGACAGGTTGGATGCCAGCACCAATAGAAGTTTCAAGTATTAGTTCTCTTTGGTTAAAAAGTCAGATGAAACAAGAAAGCATAAACTATAAAAATGCTTTGTTAGATTTTAATGTAGGATATTTTATAACTGCATTTTTAGCTCTATTTTTTCTAGCTCTTGGTGCTTTAGTTTTACATGGAAGTTCTTATGAGTTTAAAGATGGTATTGCATTTTCTCATCAACTTGTATCTATGTACACTTCTGTAATGGGTGAATGGTCAAGACTTCTAATAGCGTTTATTGCTTTTGCTTGTATGTTTGGAACATCTATAACTGTTATTGATGGGTATGGAAGAGCTGTAGCAGAAGCTTTTTCTTTGATAAAACGTAAAAAGTCAGCAAATAATACAAATGTTATGATATGGACAATTATTGTAGGAATAATTGGATTTTTGATAATATTATATTTTACAAGTTCTTTGCGAGCTATGCTTGATTTTGCAATGATTCTATCATTTGCAACAACTCCGATTTTTGCACTTTTAAACTACAAATTAGTAAAAAGTACAACTCTTCCAAAAGAGTTAAAAAATGGAATATTTTTAAATATCTTGTCAATTTTTGGGCTAATATTTTTATTTGGATTTTTAGTTTTATTTATAATTTACAGATGGTTCCCATCTATTTTAGGAATCTAAACTTACTTTTCATACGCTTTTGTAGAAATTTCTACACCTTCGTATGAAGTTGTTTTTATAGCTTTTAAAATCTCATCTATTTTTAATTTTTCATCATAAACCACACTTACTTCTTTTGTATTAAGTCTTGCACTTACTTTTTGCACTCCATCAAGCTCTTTTATAGCTTTTTTTACAGCTGTTGTACAAAGTGGACAATGCATTCCTTCTACTTTAAAAACCGAAATATTTGAAGCAAATATAAGATTTGCCAACATTAAAAATAAAATAAAAATTTTCATAATCTAATCCATAAAATAAGGTATTAATTCAGGGTAAAAAAGTAAAGCAATAACAACTATAAAAAATATAGAAAATAAAATATATTGTTTAAAAAGCTCTTTTTTCGTACATTTGCAAGAAATTTTTTTCTTAAAATTAAAAAAAGCAAATAAAAAAAATCCTATTGTCAAAATCGCAAGGGGAATTCTTGTGTATTCTAAAGTTGTAAAGTAAGTTAAAACTCCACTTGAAACTCCAAAAAAAAGAAATAAAAAAGCAGGTAAACAACAAAGAGTTGATAATAGTGCAGTAAAAACTGCACCAATTATCGCTAAACTATTTTTTTTCATACTCTTTCTTGAGAAGTATATGTATAAACAAACTCTTTTGGTTTATAATAATCAAGAGCATCTTCTCCAACTTCTGCATAAGGATAACCTAACATATTTAAAGGATATTGAGCTGGTTTTGGAGTTAAAATAAAATCTCTTGCACTATTAAATGCAACCCAATTCATCTCCCAAGAACCAAAGAAATACTCTTTTGTATCTTTTAATTTTTTATCTTCATTTGTTAATTTTTCTGCAAGTCTTACTTTTGTAACATCAGCAGGGTCTGTTGGAACCCATCCTAATCCATCTACATAAAATTCAGCTCTACAATGTTGTGCACCTGTAATATCTGCAAAACCTTTGTCATTTGCTTTTCCACAAGCATTTGAGATTTTTGATTGCCCTGCTCTTATTCCAAAAATCTCTCTTGCTGGAATTCCTGCATTTCTTAATAAACAAACAAACACTGAACTAATATCTGTACATTTTCCACCATAAATTTTTTCTTCAATTGATTTTTTAGCATCACCAATTCCGCAACCAACTACACTTTCATCTCTGTACATAGTAGTAACTGTCCAATCATAAATAGCTTGTGCTTTTTCTAATGGTGTTTTAGCATTTTTAGTAATTTCATTTGCATATTTAGTCAACCCTTCTGTAACAGGGATATGTTTTGTTCCTTCTAAATATACTTTTATATCACTTGGATAGTTTGTGTTTGATGTTGCTTTTGAAAAATCTGTTGTTCTTTCTTGCATAATTACATCAAAGTTCACTTCTAATTGTGATTTTTCTTGCGATTTTTCCCATTTTACATATAAAACTCTTGTGTCATATTCATTTTTCACAATTGTTGCTTCACTAAAGTTTCCTTTATAAGAAAAAGCAACTACTTGATGGTAACTTTCATCTTTTGGAAGTGGTACCCAAAGTTGAGTGATTTCTTGGCTTGGATTAAAAGAGTAGTTATTTGTAACACTAAATTTTCTAGGAGTTTTAGTAATTCCAAATGAATTTGTTTCCTCTTTTGCAAATGCAAAATGTGGAGCTAAAATAGCAGCACTTGATAAAGCAGCCGTTGTTTTTAAGAATGTTCTTCTTTGCATGAGATAAAACCTCTAATAGTTTTTGTTCTATTAAGAGATAAAGAGATTAAGTCTTTATATCAAACCATAACCTATGGTCTTTGAACTAATTGTTTGAATACTAATATATCATTTATAAACAAAAGCTTAAAAGGTAAAAAAATATTTACTCATTTTTAACTACATTTAATCAAAGATTTGTATAATAAAATTTAAATTTCAAAAAGCTAGGAAATGCTTAAAATGAACAATGAATATAGGCTAACAAAATTCGTTCAAGCTGCTGGTTGAGCTGCAAAAATGGGTCCGGGTGATCTTAAACAAACTATTTGTGGTTTAACTCCAAAAGATGAAAGAATTTTAGTAGGATTTGATACAAGTGAAGATGCTAGTGTTTATCAAATAAATGATAATCAAGCAATAGTTCAAACACTTGATTTTATAACTCCCGTTGTAGATGACCCATATATTTATGGGCAAATAGCTGCTGCAAATGCACTTAGTGATGTATTTGCTATGGGAGCTGATGTAAAAACAGCCATGAATATAGTAGGTTTTGATAAAAAAAATATATCAAAAGAGGCTTTAGGTCTTATACTAAATGGTGGAAATGAAAAAATCAAAGAGTGTGGAGGAGTGCTTTTAGGTGGGCATACCATTGAATCACCTGAAATGTATTATGGATTATCTGTAACTGGAATGATTCATCCAAATGAGATTATTAGAAATAATACTCCAAAGATTGGACATGTTTTAGTTTTAACAAAACCTCTTGGAATGGGTATTTTAACTACAGCTATAAAAAGAGATTTACTAGATATTAATTTAGTAAAAGAGTGTGCAAAAATAATGTCAAGTTTAAACTACTTGCCATCAAAGATTATGAGAAAATATGATGTAAGTTCTTGTACAGATATCACAGGCTTTGGTCTTATGGGACATGCTTTAGAGTGTACAAATGATTTAGTAACATTAAGTATTTCATGCAATAATGTTCCAGTAGTAAATGAAGCGATTGATTTAGCAACTAATGATGTAATTCCTGGTGGAACAAAAAGAAATATGAAATATACAGAAGATAAAATAACATATTTAAATAATCTTCCAAACCACTGTAAAGCGATACTTTGTGATGCACAAACTTCTGGTGGTTTATTGATAGCCATGAAAGAAGATGATGCAAAAGAGTATATAAAAGAACTTGAAGAGTTAAGCTTTGGATATGCAAGTATTATTGGAGTTGTAATTCCAAGAGGAATAACTCCTATAATTATTCATTAAAAGAAGAGTA
Coding sequences:
- a CDS encoding twin-arginine translocation signal domain-containing protein, which translates into the protein MSDKLNERRNFIKRAGIAASVLAGSVVATAATTESKDRGAGSNVGNGVVVGTSTKKEILYKKTANWNTFYDAAK
- a CDS encoding TorD/DmsD family molecular chaperone; translated protein: MHNVEINKARAFLYNTLSLLFVEEYVKNSNKELKEALQIISTNSFDEDVCIAAKEILNYLETNGFDKLYIDYQELFIVPFGEFVSLSASWYHEQREGGLMQLKVKDVLAKTKIRRDENSFKAPEDHYGFIFTLASYLLEQQIKEEIKEDLQKELFKEVINPYCDELFYKLIGSSSKIYSQVGVILANFCNFERAYLDIPKLNR
- a CDS encoding 4Fe-4S dicluster domain-containing protein, whose product is MQEFIYYNPLGLDFPVGEEIFVTTNIEDTKDKNFIISNTDEINCELVSKEIDFYIKNSQDNLSDKIKNVSKLYEIAATKYDFSQDISYFQEVSNTILLITNNEEQYDEFIKKVNVSDFEIFSIEEKILKNINGNIGNLQVTVNDEDEDIVLNVSQIVYFDAKEEILKQTGIFDINISNIDEVIEKLKANINSYSYKKFTTYNQSICQYDERRVEICSACVEVCPTTAIIKNDKNKKLIFSPIECISCGDCVSVCPSGSLDSAVTNRDSLYEISQFYKNKHPFIVSSKVDISNLEIALKQNVLPFFCEGDIFDESSLLTLLQLSGSQLIYFSDSISIGTKESIDILNEIYRRKYNIEAIFLVTNTQELEEAISNVSFVEDSYFNFNQKGLKKREVFSQRLQKIVENEDLGVVKTSKFVHYGTVEVNDSNCTLCMSCVGACNVDAIFANQTDFTLRVNPSLCTACGYCEVTCPEKDCLTIKRDEIQLQPMWFKENILAKDSLFACVECGKEFATTKAIEKIASIMGPIFAKVSETKKRTLYCCEDCKAKLMIKQGLLDA
- a CDS encoding ABC transporter substrate-binding protein, which produces MSKKLFIFTSIFILFYLFIKDDVFEDKTISIGTSIPNTGIIKSWGEAVYSGANAYFSYTNENNIIKNKKINFLVYDDKYEPELTYENTQKLIYKDKVFALFGFVGTPTVKRVLPILYDENIPFFSSFTGASFLRDEKNKNFINFRSSYEQEIETLINYLNSIKKLNKIAVFYQNDDYGEEGYISLINSLKQKNLKLIAEGSYKRNTLSINHAFNEIEDAKPEVIFMIGAYKTNSLFIKKAKENENLKDAIFCTISFGDANSIVKELENLNSNTKNIIFSQVVPSYTNKNLPVVIEYQELMKKYYPNNELGFLSFEAFLSSKILVNAISRIKGEITRSKFLYMLKTTPTNLLEGIPLAYNQTQLLNKTYLFEYKNNEFIEIEK
- a CDS encoding sensor histidine kinase, which produces MKNFFKKLFIYFDELNFNYKTAFLVFIIAGGMICIIILSQISIFTMKQDFDTLFDKRTKSLMQLENIKDSYKVNLQDTLLDFEKEQISHTQAIEVLFLAQEIIDKNWDLYKQQIELKNKELLTTFIKTFIVKEENYYENKALKNSIMENINKKKEIIKKEIEKINQHIDYKKFSNINLEINAISIYLTSLINYDLNLAINEKRNTDKIFNVIIIFSIISIFIVFLFSVILSLLIIDNFRKLHNSLEHKVKEKTKELQELNNYLEIKISKEVAQNRKKDIIMFQQARFASLGEMLNNIAHQWRQPLGSITMIIQSFQTKMSLGKLTASFVDEKVNDALLLASNMSNTLDDFRNFFSPNKIKSQFYIKNCLEHSIELSKYFLNQENIQVILKIRNNVKIDSYYNELSHVFLNLISNSKDALTSNVDKNDRIIKIVVNRFKNHLVINFVDNGGGIPKEILPKIFEPYYTTKYKSAGTGIGLYMSKQIIEKHMNGEILYKNIFYKIKDDRVFSCSLFTIKIPLNQTNGNENEK
- a CDS encoding response regulator, giving the protein MKNRDLNILHNFNVLYLEDDDSLLKHTTDVLEDFINHIYTAKTSKEALDILLNKKIDVIISDILLKDENGIDFLKHIKSKNINVPTILTTAHTDTNYLLDAIKLKVENYIVKPINIKELLNSLHDVLLPVIQEKEIRKNNNVIKTISAITDSKQVEIVKFIINSLDNENLFVASYTDIMENFSISKPTLIKLFKDLAEKNILVKIQHKTYRFNEKSLNDN
- a CDS encoding NRAMP family divalent metal transporter: MTTKLKNIYKIFGPGILMATAAIGGSHLVASTQAGALFGWGLAIFILLINIFKYPFFLANVQYTMATKKSLIEGYATLGNGWLWLFTVLAVIAAVVNTAAVSMFAASLLGYFIPIQLTLNLLSFIIIFGCLLILIAGKYHLLNNVSKIIMITLSISTIIAVVMAATKEVTVVENFISPSPWTLASLGFIVIMTGWMPAPIEVSSISSLWLKSQMKQESINYKNALLDFNVGYFITAFLALFFLALGALVLHGSSYEFKDGIAFSHQLVSMYTSVMGEWSRLLIAFIAFACMFGTSITVIDGYGRAVAEAFSLIKRKKSANNTNVMIWTIIVGIIGFLIILYFTSSLRAMLDFAMILSFATTPIFALLNYKLVKSTTLPKELKNGIFLNILSIFGLIFLFGFLVLFIIYRWFPSILGI
- a CDS encoding heavy-metal-associated domain-containing protein, giving the protein MKIFILFLMLANLIFASNISVFKVEGMHCPLCTTAVKKAIKELDGVQKVSARLNTKEVSVVYDEKLKIDEILKAIKTTSYEGVEISTKAYEK
- a CDS encoding transporter codes for the protein MKKNSLAIIGAVFTALLSTLCCLPAFLFLFFGVSSGVLTYFTTLEYTRIPLAILTIGFFLFAFFNFKKKISCKCTKKELFKQYILFSIFFIVVIALLFYPELIPYFMD
- a CDS encoding transglutaminase-like domain-containing protein → MQRRTFLKTTAALSSAAILAPHFAFAKEETNSFGITKTPRKFSVTNNYSFNPSQEITQLWVPLPKDESYHQVVAFSYKGNFSEATIVKNEYDTRVLYVKWEKSQEKSQLEVNFDVIMQERTTDFSKATSNTNYPSDIKVYLEGTKHIPVTEGLTKYANEITKNAKTPLEKAQAIYDWTVTTMYRDESVVGCGIGDAKKSIEEKIYGGKCTDISSVFVCLLRNAGIPAREIFGIRAGQSKISNACGKANDKGFADITGAQHCRAEFYVDGLGWVPTDPADVTKVRLAEKLTNEDKKLKDTKEYFFGSWEMNWVAFNSARDFILTPKPAQYPLNMLGYPYAEVGEDALDYYKPKEFVYTYTSQERV
- the selD gene encoding selenide, water dikinase SelD, which translates into the protein MNNEYRLTKFVQAAGUAAKMGPGDLKQTICGLTPKDERILVGFDTSEDASVYQINDNQAIVQTLDFITPVVDDPYIYGQIAAANALSDVFAMGADVKTAMNIVGFDKKNISKEALGLILNGGNEKIKECGGVLLGGHTIESPEMYYGLSVTGMIHPNEIIRNNTPKIGHVLVLTKPLGMGILTTAIKRDLLDINLVKECAKIMSSLNYLPSKIMRKYDVSSCTDITGFGLMGHALECTNDLVTLSISCNNVPVVNEAIDLATNDVIPGGTKRNMKYTEDKITYLNNLPNHCKAILCDAQTSGGLLIAMKEDDAKEYIKELEELSFGYASIIGVVIPRGITPIIIH